ATGATAGAATCGTAACCTGCTATGGAATTGGTGGCAAGCAGTACGCCGTTGCCAAGCTGGTTAACGGGATATCTTTTGGTCCCTTCAAGCTTGGCGATCGAACTATTGACCTGGGACCGGTGGACTTAGACGGTGAGATAAACGGCCTTCTGGGAATGGATATGCTGATGGAGGTCGGTGCAGTCATCGATCTGAAAAACTTACTTTTATATGAGGGATTATAACGGAGAAAATCCGAAAGGCTTAACCGCCCTTCCCATATCTCCATCTAGAACCAGGGAGACAAGGAGAAATCGAATTGTTAAAAGCAAATTCCGAAAGGCCTAATCGGTCTTCCGTAATTTGCCAATGCCCGGGTCGGATCCGAAAAGCTTAATCATCTTTCCAGATCCTCCCATGTGGGGTCTGTCCCCACTTACGTTATAGACACTTATGGTTTAAGGTATTTTAATATTTTTGGCAGAAGGCAAGACCCGGATGGAGCCTACGCAGCAGTAATGCCAAAATTCATCAAGCAGCTTCTGAATAATGAGCGGCCTACTATTAATGGATACGGGAAACAGAGTCGGAAACGTTGGAAAATACGAAAGGTCACCAGGTTATGTCTAAATTGAAAACTGGAATAAAAAATATAATTTTTAGAATGGTTTCACTCTGCCTGCTGCTAGTTCGTTGATAAATTCCAGTGGCGACAAGTCATATAAACTACCATGCATGCGGCGCTGGTTATAAAACTGAATATACTCGCTAACAATCCGGTAGGCATCTTGGTAACTGGTAAACTCGTATCTGCTCAAGCAATCCCTCTCCAAAATAGCATGAAATGATTCAATATGCGCGTTTTTA
The Desulfallas thermosapovorans DSM 6562 genome window above contains:
- a CDS encoding integrase core domain-containing protein, whose translation is PTIRTDNGPQFISHIFENICLEYGTEHERIPPKTPNKNAHIESFHAILERDCLSRYEFTSYQDAYRIVSEYIQFYNQRRMHGSLYDLSPLEFINELAAGRVKPF
- a CDS encoding retropepsin-like aspartic protease yields the protein MRLDFRDGLIFTSLSITYKGKIKKIENIILDTGAAQSIVSPDAVEELGITVEPDDRIVTCYGIGGKQYAVAKLVNGISFGPFKLGDRTIDLGPVDLDGEINGLLGMDMLMEVGAVIDLKNLLLYEGL
- a CDS encoding NAD-dependent epimerase/dehydratase family protein is translated as MGSVPTYVIDTYGLRYFNIFGRRQDPDGAYAAVMPKFIKQLLNNERPTINGYGKQSRKRWKIRKVTRLCLN